CCGGCGTCACCCGCACCGGGACCACCCGACCCGACGACGGCCCCCCGGGCCGTGGCACTGGCCAACCCGAGGTCGACCAGCAGCCGGTAGTGGTGCGCGAGGGCCAGGGCATCTGCGGCATGCGCCCGCGCCTTGCGGGTGGGGTCGACCGCGGGTTCCAGCGGTCGGTGGATCGGCGAGGTCAGGGCACCGGCTCCCGGATCACAGGTCCGGTGCGACCGGATGATCAAGGGCTGGTAGCCGTCGCCGGCCCAGAGCAGCAGATCGGGCGTCCCGAACCGGGTCGAACTCCGCAGCGACGGCTCGAAGACGACCAGCGGCCGCTCGGCACCGGCCGGGTCCCACGGTGCCGGCTGCCCGTCGACGACGAACTGCGCGGCGAACCGGGACAGCACGGCCGACCGATGGTTGGCCCCGTCGGTCAGTCGCAACTTGAGTCCGTCGTCGACGGCCGACCGTTCGGCCCGTGGCGCGTCCGGATCGGCGTCCAGATGGACTCGCCGGCGGCATCTCCCGGCGGCCGCCGGACCGAGCCGGACGGAGGTGGAAGGCGTCGCGGGCGGACCGGGCCGCAGGTCTGCCGGCCCGGTGGCACTCGAACCGGCGAGAGTCATCCGTTCCAGGGTAGGGCGTTGCACCGTCAGCCCCGGACAGCCGGTCCGCGGCGGCCGGCCGGGGCCCGGTCACACAGGTACCGTCGGGCCGGATTCGCGGTAGGACCTACGCTGATCACACACCGACCTGGGCACGACCGCCCGGTGCACTCGTTGATGACCGGGACGAAGAGGAGCCACGTGATGTTCGGAAAGAAGAGCTCCACCGGCGGCAAGGATCTCGCCAAGGCAGAGAAGAAGGTTGCCCGCAAGGCGGAGAAGGCCGAGCGCAAGGCAGCGAAATCGGCCGAGAAGGTGGCACCGAAGAGCATCATCGGCACCCTGACCGACCCGAAGACCGCGCGGCGGGCCCTGGCCGTGGCCAAGATCGCCGGCCCGATCGTCGCTCCGTTCGCCTTGAAGGCGGCGACCAGCACCCGCGGTTTCATCGACGAGCGTCGCGCCATTCGGTTGGGCGTGACGGCCGACGAGGTGGCGGCCTACCGTGGCCCGACCGGCCCGGCCGGAGCCCGCATCGCCGGCCTGCGCACCTCGATCGACGAACTGCGCCGCCGACGGACCACCGACCTGCAGATCGTCCGGTTCGCCGACGTCGCCAAGGCACGGCTGGCCGATCTGAACACGGCTGTCCAGACGGCGGCGTCCATGCCCCCCGCCCGCCGTCGCGGCACGCTGGCCGCGGTCAGCAAGGAACTCAACCAGATCGAGGCCGACCTGATGACGTACCTGGTCGGCCACCGGGGCTGAGCCCGCACGCCACCGACACCTGGCCCGCGCGCACCGAGTGAGCCGACGCGGTGACGTTATCCTCGGGTGGTGACCGTCCCGACCTCGCTGCGCTGGAGGCTGCTCCGCTCGGCGGCGTTCGCCCTGGTCGCGACGCAGATCGCGGCCTTCGGACACATGGTCGGCGGAGGCGGAGCGCCCGATCCGGCCATCCTGGTCATCGGTGCCGGCTCGATCGGCGCCCTGGTCACCGGCCTGACCCAGCGGCAGCGGTCGTTCTCCTCGATCTTGGGCGTCATGGTGGCGGCCCAGCTGGCGTTCCATCTGCTGTTCACCCTCGACGTCCACTCGATGGCGGGCCACTCCTTCCTCCCGGACGATCCGGCCCGCATGCTGGTGTTCCACGCCGTCGCCGCCGCCTTGTCCGCCGTCGTCCTGGCCACCGGCGATGCAGCGCTCTTCGGACTGTTCCGGGCTCTCCGCCGGGCCGTCACCCTGAGGGCACCGGCCCTGGCCGCCGGCCGCCCGCTGTGGACGGCCCGCTCGGCCGACGTTCCGGCCCGCCGCCCGGCGGGCGCTCTGCTGTCGGTGAGCCCACGGCGGGGGCCACCGACCGTTCGGTAGCTGCGACTTCACGACGTCCGCGCCCGCGAGCGTCGTCTACCGAACAACCCGCAAGGACACCCACATGTCGTTCTCACGACCCAGCCGGATGCTGGTCGTCTCCACCCTGACCGCTCTCGGCCTCACGCTCGGCGCCGGGATCGCATCGGCCCACGTCTCGGTGAATCCCAACACCGCCGTGGCCGGCAGCTACACCAAGCTCACGTTCCGCGTGCCCAACGAGTCGGCCAAGGCCCAGACGGTGAAGTTCACCATCAACTTCCCGATGGACCATCCCTTCGCCTCCGTGTCGGTGAAGAAGGAGCCGGGGTGGACCGCGGTGGCCACCACCACGAAACTGACCACCCCGGTCTCCGACGACGACAACGCCGACATCACCCAGGCGGTCAGCAGCATCACCTGGACCGCTGATGCCTCCGGACGGATCGCCCTCGGGCAGTTCGCCGAGTTCGACGTATCGGTCGGCCCGGTTCCGAAGGTCGCCTCGATGGCCTTCGCCGCCACCCAGACCTACAGCGACGGCAGCGTCGTCACATGGGACCAACCCACCCCGGCGTCTGGGGTGGAACCGGAGAAGCCGGCGCCGGTATTGATCGTCTCGGCCGCCACGACCGCGGCTGCGGCTGCGGTGACAAGCGCTGCCGTTCCCACCGTGACGGCCGCGGCCATCCCCGGCACCGACGACACGTCGGCCCGGGTGCTCGGCGTCGCCGGGATCATTGTGGGCGCCTTCGGCCTGCTGGTCGCAGCGGTCGCCCTGCGTCGGGCACGGTTGACGTCGTGACGATCGCCCGGCGGGCCCTGATCCGTCTGCTGGCCGGCCTGGTGCTGGCGGTGGGACTCTCCGTCGCCGTCGCCGGTTCGGCCTCGGCCCACGACGTGCTGATCTCGAGCACACCGGCCGACGGTTCCACGCTGAAGGCGGCGCCGTCGACGGTCACCTTCGTATTCGACCAACCGGTGCAGAACTTCGATCCGGTGATCGCCTTGATCGGGCCGGATGGCAAGCACTACGAGTCCGGGACAGCCCGGGTCGACGGCAGCACGGTGTCCGGATCGGTGACCAGCGGACCCGCCGGGGCGTACATCGCGTCCTACCGGATCGTCTCGGCCGACGGGCATCCCGTCACCGGTGAGGTGCACTTCACCCTGGCCGCCGGGGCCACCCCGGTGACCGGTTCGGGTGCGACGTCGGGAAGTGCGACGTCGGGAAGTGCGGCGTCGGGAAGTGCGGCGGCGTCACGTGCGACGGCCGCGGTGACCAGTGGGGCGCCGACGTCGTCGGCGGTGGTCACTCCCGAGACGACGAAATCACGGCTGTCGGCCTGGGTCTGGATCGGACTGATCGTGGCGGCCGTGGTCATCGCCATCGCGGCCGTGATCATCCTCCGCCGGCCACCCGGCAAGAACGCGCCCGACCGCGTGAAATCGGCTGACCGGGACTACTGATCGACCAGCGCTGATCAAGACGGCCGACGTCAGGGTCATCCGGCCACCAACAGCGGTGGCCGGATGACCACGACGTATCGCCTCGACCCGCCGACCGACCACGGGTGATCCACCGCAGCGGGTGGCCGACCGTCAGCGGGCGGCCGGCAAGCCGAAATCCGCGCCGGTCAACTCGTTCGACACGTCCCACAACCAGGCCGCCGAGATCGGGTCGGAAGCGGCTGAGTTCATCGACGACCGGTGCGGCCGTCCGCGCAGCCCGAGCGCCGGGCCGATGAACGACCCGCCCGGGATCGACCGGTCGACGGCCGCGGCGATCTGGGATCGAGCCCCCTCGGTGGCACTGGAGCCCATGATCGCCGTCGCCTTACGGGAGAACGCCGTCATCAGACCCGGGTGGTCGTCCCGGGCCATCAGTTCGGTGGCCGACCAGCCGGGATGGGCGATCACCGAGGTGACCGTGGATCCGGCCGCCCGGAGCCGCCGGTCCAGTTCGAGCCCGAACAACAGGGTCGCCAGCTTGGACTGCCCGTAGGCCCGCATGGGCGCGTACTGGCCGGTCCGGTTGAGGCCGGGGTCGAGCCGGTGCGCCACCCGGTGCGCGGTGGACGACAGCGAGACGACCCGGCCGGCCGGCGCGGCGACGAGGGCCGGCAGCAGCAGCGCGGTCAACGCCACGTGTCCGAGATGGTTGACGCCCATGTGCATCTCGAACCCGTCCACGGTGAACTCCCGACGCGGGACGAGCATCACCCCGGCGTTGTTCATCAGCACGTCGATCGGTCCCCGACCGGCCTCCGCCTCGCCGAACTTCCGCACCGAGGCCAGGTCGGCCAGGTCCAGGAGGCCCACCCGCACCGACGCCCCCGGACTGTCGATGCGGATCTTCTCCGCCGCCGCCCGGCCCTTGTCGGCGTTCCGGACGGCCAGCACCACCTCCGCCCCGGCTCGGGCGAAGGTCGATGCGCTGGCGAACCCGAGACCGGTGTTGGCTCCCGTCACCACCATGCGACGGCCAGTCAGATTCGCTATACCCTCGGTCTTCCAAGCGGACACATGCGCTCCCGGTCTACGACGGTGAATGATCAAGGTCCGTTCTACTCCCCAGGACGCAGCCTTCATGACCCCAACCGTCCGGCCCTGGACCGACCTGGCTCGCCGGGCCGCTCCGCAGTTGCGGCTGCGCGGTGTCGAGGTGATCGAAACCGGTTGGGATTCCCGGATTCTGCGGGCCGTGGCGGCCTCCGGAGAGCGATGGATCTTCCGGTTCCCGCGGCGCGCCGAGGTGCTGCCCGATCTGGCCCGCGAGCGGACACTGCTCGACCTGCTCGGTGGTGCCCTCCCGGTGGCCGTACCGGATTGGCAGGTACACGCCAGGGTCGGCCCGCAGCTGGTCATCGGCTACCCCGAGTTGCCCGGGTTCCCGGCCGCCGAGGAACCCCTGGGGGACGGCGACTTCGACTTCCGCATCGCGCTGCCCCCGCCCGCGGTCTACGCCGGCAGCCTGGGCCGCACCCTGGCCGTGCTGCACCGGCTGACCCCGCCCGGCCTGCCGGCCGCGACGGCCGGGGACCTCCGCACGGTCACCGACCGGCTGCTGCGCAGGTCGGCCGACCTGCCGGTCCCGGCTGTCCTGTCGGCCTACTGGCAGTCCTGGATCGATGACGACACCCTCTGGGCCTTCGAACCGAGATTGACCCACGGCGATGTCCACCCAGGGCACACGATGATCGACGACGCCGGCGCCCTGGTCGGACTGATCGATTGGACCGACTCCGGTTGGGATGATCCGGCCTCCGACTTCGTCGATCCACGGCACGCGTTCGGTCCGGCGTTCGGCGCCGACCTGCTGGCCGCCTACGCACGGGCCGGCGGTGTCACGGCGGGGGTGTCCGACCGCGTCATCCGGCGGCAGTCGTTCGGGGCGCTGCACGCGGCTCGGTTCGGAGTCGATCACGCACGGCCCGAGCTGACGCGCCGCGCGCTGGAACGGATGACCGGACAGGCCGCACACCTGGAGTGCGGACGGTCGCCGGTGTGAGGTGTTCCGGGCGGAATCGCGCCTCCGCTTCGCGGGCCGACCCCCGTCGATCATCGACACCCCCGACGCACCGACTCACCCGTTCGGCCGTTATCAACCACCGGCAGGTCACTCTCTCCAGTGGGTAGAGCACCGGCAGTTCCCC
This window of the Nakamurella panacisegetis genome carries:
- a CDS encoding DUF6474 family protein produces the protein MFGKKSSTGGKDLAKAEKKVARKAEKAERKAAKSAEKVAPKSIIGTLTDPKTARRALAVAKIAGPIVAPFALKAATSTRGFIDERRAIRLGVTADEVAAYRGPTGPAGARIAGLRTSIDELRRRRTTDLQIVRFADVAKARLADLNTAVQTAASMPPARRRGTLAAVSKELNQIEADLMTYLVGHRG
- a CDS encoding YcnI family copper-binding membrane protein — its product is MSFSRPSRMLVVSTLTALGLTLGAGIASAHVSVNPNTAVAGSYTKLTFRVPNESAKAQTVKFTINFPMDHPFASVSVKKEPGWTAVATTTKLTTPVSDDDNADITQAVSSITWTADASGRIALGQFAEFDVSVGPVPKVASMAFAATQTYSDGSVVTWDQPTPASGVEPEKPAPVLIVSAATTAAAAAVTSAAVPTVTAAAIPGTDDTSARVLGVAGIIVGAFGLLVAAVALRRARLTS
- a CDS encoding copper resistance CopC family protein, with the translated sequence MTIARRALIRLLAGLVLAVGLSVAVAGSASAHDVLISSTPADGSTLKAAPSTVTFVFDQPVQNFDPVIALIGPDGKHYESGTARVDGSTVSGSVTSGPAGAYIASYRIVSADGHPVTGEVHFTLAAGATPVTGSGATSGSATSGSAASGSAAASRATAAVTSGAPTSSAVVTPETTKSRLSAWVWIGLIVAAVVIAIAAVIILRRPPGKNAPDRVKSADRDY
- a CDS encoding oxidoreductase translates to MKAASWGVERTLIIHRRRPGAHVSAWKTEGIANLTGRRMVVTGANTGLGFASASTFARAGAEVVLAVRNADKGRAAAEKIRIDSPGASVRVGLLDLADLASVRKFGEAEAGRGPIDVLMNNAGVMLVPRREFTVDGFEMHMGVNHLGHVALTALLLPALVAAPAGRVVSLSSTAHRVAHRLDPGLNRTGQYAPMRAYGQSKLATLLFGLELDRRLRAAGSTVTSVIAHPGWSATELMARDDHPGLMTAFSRKATAIMGSSATEGARSQIAAAVDRSIPGGSFIGPALGLRGRPHRSSMNSAASDPISAAWLWDVSNELTGADFGLPAAR
- a CDS encoding phosphotransferase, with translation MTPTVRPWTDLARRAAPQLRLRGVEVIETGWDSRILRAVAASGERWIFRFPRRAEVLPDLARERTLLDLLGGALPVAVPDWQVHARVGPQLVIGYPELPGFPAAEEPLGDGDFDFRIALPPPAVYAGSLGRTLAVLHRLTPPGLPAATAGDLRTVTDRLLRRSADLPVPAVLSAYWQSWIDDDTLWAFEPRLTHGDVHPGHTMIDDAGALVGLIDWTDSGWDDPASDFVDPRHAFGPAFGADLLAAYARAGGVTAGVSDRVIRRQSFGALHAARFGVDHARPELTRRALERMTGQAAHLECGRSPV